GTCCCATTACAGATCTCCGCTATAGTTGTAGTTTCTCCATTTCTCCTGATTCTCCGTTTCCTgatatcctctatccatgctaacatatTACCCCATGATACTGAATGTTTTCCAtaagaacatacaaattaggggcaagagtaggtcactcagcccctcaagcctgctttgccattctatAAAGTCATGAttgcgtggcacggtggcacagtggttagcactgctgcctcacagctccaggggcctgggtttgattcctggcttggatcattgtctgtgtggagtttacacattctccccatgtctgcgtgggtttcctccaagtgttccggtttcctcccacagtcaaagatgtgcaggttatgttgattggccatgctaaattgccccttagtgtcctgggatgcataggttagagggattagtggggtgaatatgtggggttacagggatagggcctgggtgatattgttgtcagtgcagactcaatgggctgaatggcctcctttgcactgtagggattgtatgattctatgactgaactGATTTTATCATATGAAAtgcctttttggaaatccaattgCCCTACATCTACTAGtccccctttatccaccttgcttgtcaTATCCtccaagaactctaataaatgtgtcaaacacaatttccctcacataaaaccatgctgtctctGCTTGATTGTGTTATGATTCCCAAATGATCTTTCAAAACTCAAGGTTTTTTGGATGATTACAATCAATGCAAACACTATCTTTGCGGGCATTTCTTTTGATGCAGACCATCGGGTCTAGAGGACTAGTCAGCCTTTAATTCCATTAGCTCTTGTTGGATTTAGTTCTCTCGTGATTGTGGGTCTTTTACATTTCTCCTTCTCTCATCCCTTGATTTTCTACTATACTTGGGATTTTCTATCATGGAAACACATACAAAATACTTGATCAAAAACTCTGCCCTTTCCTTGATCCCCATTTTGATTTCCCCAGTGTCACCCTCTAAGAGgcaaatgtttactttagctactctcttcctttagaTATGCTGGCAAAACTCTTACTCTATTTAATATTTCTTATCAGTTTATTGTCACATTCTAATTTCTCCatctttattttttattagtcatcctttgctggtttctatccTCCTGTCTTCTGGCCTATCACTAATCTTCGCAGCTTTGAAAGCGGAATTCATTGGTTTGCAAGGCTGGAGCAGGTTGAAGAGGTGAGGGAGGTGTGCGGctatggaaggatttgaacaaAAGGAGAAATACGTTGCAGTTGAGGCATTGGCGGAAATGGAAGCCAAGGCAAGCTCAGGGGGTGATGAGTAAACCGCATTGCTGCGGGTTAGGATACATATGCAGAGGGGTTAGTATGCCCGCTGTCAGGAAATCTTGGGCGAATTTCAGAACAAAGCGGGGGCAAATTTCGGTGCCTGCTTAGCTTCTGTCTCTCTCGGCTTCTCACTCCCAAGCGTAGCTCAATAGAAAAATACATTTGAGTCTCATTATTAGGAGAGCCGAATGTTTGCTGCTGTCTCTTAGAAAGTTGTCATTCCATTTTCGCCATCATATTACTGTTGCGTTCGTTTTTTATGTATCTGTTGAATGCTGATAGGTGCATTTCCTTTCTGGAGTGCTGGAGTTTATAAATTCACAGTGCCTCTATTGACGCCTAGTCTCGGATGAGCAAGTTAACAGTTAACCTTTGATTGTGTCAGGCTCATGAACTAAGTCTGTATATTGCGACCAACAAATTACTGAGGGACGCAGTTTATTAGATAAATATGTTTTTCAGCATTGTATAGAGCGTGTTCTAATCCGAAATGTATTCCCGGAAAGtctaaataaaaaataattgattaaaagaacaaaacaaacaGGTTTTTAAAAGGGAAGTTTCGAAATAACATACTGGAAATCAGTAAGCTGTAACCGCACGGCGGTATTTTCATAATTCCTGAGATTCCAGTGTGGCATTGTGAATTATATTTACTCGTGAATAATACCATGGATTATCTGTAGATTTATTTACTTTGCGAGGCCAGCTTTGATCAATTTGATGTTTCTTTTATTATTGTTGATTTGCAGCAAAGATATGAAGCTTAGTGTTCGCGAAACAGTTTAGTTATTTACGCCAGCCGATTGTAAAACATTCTTGGAGCGCAGGCAACTGCTGGACTATAAAGCAGGCAGAGTGTAAGAGATTGAGAGGGATGTAGGGCGTGAATGGTGATGCTGATTGAGTAAAATGGACATCTCCTGGCAAGACTCAATGTGCCAATTCTGCAACTTGTCTCGCTTCACAGTTGAAGGTAAAATGCAAGTGGTCGAGCATGAGTAGGGGGGGAGAAAACCCTAAAATCAAAATAACGAGAAGCAGAAAGTGTTGATACAAGCAGTTTAAATGTAAACTATTAAGGAACTTACTACAGGACAAATTCGGATGTGATTATTTTCTACTTTGCCCTGGGGCCCCTAGATTTTGTGTTAATATTAATGATTCTCACACTGTGCTTTTGAAGGGACCAGTGTATGACATTTCTCCCTGTGAAACACTGCAATGACATCTCGCAATAAATATTCGCCTGGAATGGCGTTCCAGCTACCTTTCCCACTTTGACTGCCTCCAGGTAGTCGGGGAACACCTTAGCAGAGAATGATCGATAAAGAAGTGACATTCTATGAAGGATATACACAAATCTCAGATTTACACTGGCATAACCAGGCATTCCCCCATTTGATAAATGCATGATCAGTTGATGTTCTGCCTCGGCTCAAGGGCAGTAGCTAAGGCACTCAGATAAACATAACGGTGGAACTGTGGCTGAGGAACAGGTTGCATTTCATTTGCGTGGAGAGAGGATGGGATTGAGTCGTGGGAGTAATTAAAAAGTGTCGATGGTTAAAAAGATGCAAAAGAAATCACCAGTCGAGTGTCGAGAACATCCTTTCATCAGAATCCTCCCTACAGCCTATGTACGTCAACCAGTGCAGCCTTTCTGACAGTCCTTTCCCCCAAAGAATCTGTCTGAGGAAGCTGCTGTGGACAGAGCAAGGAGCACTATGACCCAGAGGAGGCGCTTTGTTGTGCGGTAGGACTGGAAGCGGAGGGGCTGTTTCAGTTTGTTCAGACTCCCCAACGGTGTGGGAGGGACGCTATAAAACTCGGGGAAGAGTGCGGAGCAGACACGattcctacaagatgcactaaacACCGTTATACTCCAGCCCCAAACACAACCGTGGACGAATCTGAAGCAGTTCAGGGTAAAACACTCCGATAAATCCCAAGGAAATATCTGGCGTGTGGAAATCTACGCAAACTGGCattatatataaaataatgaaactGAATTTGACAGACTCTGGATTTCGTCATGGTCTGAGATGAAAATGACAGATAAAGTATATTCACCCGGAAGTGGCAAACGAGCTTTATTTAGtttgtatatttaaaaaaaaatccctgccTTGAACAATGTGAAAAGTCAGTCGGAGCAATTGTTCTGAAGTGAGATGGAAGTGACTGAAGCAGCAATGAGCGATTGGAGCATGCAGAAGTTGACATATTAAAGCAGTCATGTTCAAGCTGTACAGCTCTCCTGCAGCAGACCTGTGCGTGCGAATCCGCTTTAAACTTCTTCCAAATAAGCTTCTGGACGCGGGCACTTACTTCATTCAGTCAGTCTGATGCAGACTCTGTCCTTCCGTGGCCAATAAGTGCCCGCaatttcagcccagctctggcgGCGTGTTGGGGCAGTAATGTGGGTGCGAATCCATGTCGGGAGACACCGTTCATTGTCCTCATCGACTTTGTGATTTCCAGCCGGGAGCGACGATGAACCAATCTTGTGTGGAAGCAAATAGCGTTGACTTGCAAACCAATTCGAGGCATCTGAACTGCAGCACGAAGTTGGACCCtcctggtgggggtggtggcaTCACAACGCTGGGCATCTCAGTCTCGGTTCTGCTCTGCCTCCTCACCCTGGCCACTGTCCTGTCCAATGGCTTTGTAATCGCCACTATCTACCAGGCCAGGAAGCTGCATACTCCGGCCAACATCCTGATCGCCTCCCTGGCAGTGACTGACCTGCTGGTCTCTATATTAGTCATGCCCATCAGCATTATGTACACTGTCACCGGCACCTGGAGGCTAGGGCAGATTGTCTGTGATATTTGGCTGTCCTCAGACATTACCTGTTGCACCGCCTCCATCCTGCATCTGTGTGTGATCGCTTTGGACAGGTACTGGGCTATCACAGATGCGGTGGAGTACTCAATCAAGCGGACCCCCGAGAGAGCGGCTGGGATGATAGTCACAGTGTGGGTGATCTCCATCTGTATCTCCATCCCACCTCTATTCTGGAGACAGGCAAAAGCGGGTGAGCTGATGCATTGCACTGTCAACACCGACCAGATCTTCTACACAATTTACTCAACTTTCGGAGCCTTTTACATCCCCACGCTGCTGCTCATCGCTCTGTACGGACGGATCTACGTGGAGGCCAGATCCAGGATCCTCAAGCAGTCCCCCAAGAGGACGGGCAAGAGGCTGACCAAGGCTCAGCTGGTCACCGATTCCCCCGGCTCAGCCTCCGTCTCCTCGGTGAACTCTCGGGCCAACGAGGCTTCCAGCGAGACGGGCTCCCCCGTCCACTTCAACCACATCAAGGTCAAAGTGtcggatgctctgctggagaggaAGCGGATCTCAGCCGCCAGGGAGAGGAAGGCGACCAAAACGTTAGGGATAATCTTAGGAGCTTTCATCGTGTGCTGGCTGCCTTTCTTCATCATCACCCTGGTGTTACCCATCTGTAAGGAAGCGTGCTGGTTCCACCATATCATCTTTGACTTCTTTAACTGGCTGGGCTATCTCAATTCACTCATCAACCCCATCATATACACCATGTCCAATGAAGACTTCAAACAGGCTTTCCAGAAACTGGTCCGCTTTAGATGACTCTAATTTGCACCAATCACTGTACAAGTCAACTCACTGAAACATCCCTTCACTtagcctctctccctcgctgtattTCCAAACGGTCACAAAAGTTAGCTGACAGCTCCCGTCGCAAAGCCCAGCAAGCACAGCAGCTATTTGGAGCATCTGATTTCGCACCTTATtcaaacaaaaacacacacacgctTAAGAGGGAACTCGCTAGATGTATCTGTTGCGTTGATTTACGAGTAAATTGGACGAATGCGCCAGGGTTTTTACTGAGTCGGATTCAGAAGTCCACTCAAGAGCTTTGAGCTGGCTCTCGCCATTCTGTGTAACATCCAGCGTTCAAATGGTTCGCAAGATAGTTACTATCGATTGATGCTGAGATACCGGAGGAATCCCATATCCGAAGCATGTGGCACATTGAACTAATAATTAAGCACACTCCTGGCCCTCACCATGGGTAAACATTTGAAATCTAGCTTTGGCCGACTTTTTGAGATTGCGCCTCTTTCAAAGCTGagcctttttctttttaaaacatctGGGAATCGGGATGCTGCGTTAGAAATATGATTTAAATGATAGATTTTCCCATTTTATATTGCTTTGATCCCACATGCTATCTGAGCAGCGTTTTTTAAATAAGGATTATTGAATGCCAGTATATGAAAACACCTCGGTGCAAAAACGAGCTTTAAAAAATAATCTCTAATCTTGACGTGTTGTTTCGATTTGGTTACCGTCGTTTCAAATGATGGAAACCCAGAACTGGATTCAGTCcccggtgtctctctctcacatacttagCTTTATGGTGTCATTGCACATTCATTCTGACAGTACAAAGAAAGTTCTGGTTTTAAGACAAATAAAATTGGCTGTTGATACCTGACCATGCAAAGTGCATTTTTATTTTTGATTCACGATcgataaataaatattaaaaacgGACCAAGACAGATCTTTCACAAAACTTTCAAACTGTGAACAAAACCACAGGTATTGTCTTTCACAGAATTAGTCTTTCATTTTCTCTCCAGTTCTCTCCAATCAACCCAAGAAAGTTCTTTTTGCACCCAGAACCAGGTCAATCTTTGGGATACAATACAAAAAAAACCAGGTGAAATAGTCACACCAGGGGAAAGGACATTTGTGTAGATTTTTGTTTTTCTGGAAAAATTACAATATAAACCAGTGAAAGGCGTTGTGGAGGAAGCTTACATTACCATAGATATTGCCATACAGTAACTGCTTTGTAAATCACTATGGTGAGTTTCTAGCTAAAGAAATTGGGCAACATGCAGAAAATGTCAATTCACCCTAAAGTTGTGGAGACAAATTTGTCGTTGTACATTTTGCCTAACCTGCACAAGACCACAATGCTCTGCATGTAAACAAGGGACTGGAGCTATTTAATAAATGCCGACAAAGCAAACTTTAATTGGATTCATTACTGATCAGCAGATGCTAATGGCATTACAGTTTGGGAAGTCTAAAGTCCAGTTTAATGGTGATAAGCAATAACTGACCATAATAGTGTGCACCAGACATTTAAATTCATTTGATTATCTCAGTAAGACTGCACATGTTCTGTGTAAATTAGAATTAGTCAGGGATAAATTGGATTGTCTCTGAAAACAGACATATAGACCATGAGGtgtgattatcatagaatcatggaatccctactgtgcCCTGTACCCTTTTAGTAGAACACAGGCAGCATGATGTTCTGCATGTTGCCAGTACTAACTGCACCTTTCATTGGATGAATACATCAGCAGGAGGCCCAATATTGCTCATTTCTGGCACTGCTTAAAGCTGGTCTGTACCTCTGAAATAGTGGTTGCTGAACTTGCTGATATAATTTGGAAGAATGCTGCACAACAAAGAACAATCATTGGGTAACCATGGCAGAATGCCTGCATTCAGATTCTCTGATGCTGCACTGGAGGTCTTGCAAAGGAATAGAGATGTCCTGTATCTCCAAAGGAGAAAGAGACAGTCCAGACACATGGGAAGAAGACAACAAGAACAGAGAGCTATGGAAGCCAATGCCAGGCCTTTAGTCTCGAGGATGTGGATGTTATGCTGATCTCACACAgctgtcaaggtcagtgaatgcatcttcaaataacATATTAGCCTCAGCCTCTGTTCATCACACAGTCATTACTCACCTGCCAAGAATTTACATCAACCCAAACTCATATCTCAGATTCATGTGCttctcctcaccctcacacacttcaCTGCAAGCCCTGACACCCACATCTCTCTGCTTGCATGCACTGTCAGCTATCCAACTATAACAACCACACTGCCTAAACAGATTGCACATCATTGACTGATACACTAACCTATCTCTCTCTTGCTGGAGGATGTGATGCAGCACCAAAGCAACATGAATTAACCATGTGGGAAAATGTGTGCCTACATAATCTGATCGCTATGGAGCACAATATCAAAAAGTAATTTCCCAGTATCTGCTGAAACCATTGAAAATGATGGTGTTCTCAGATCTAAATCTCCTTCTCACAAGGTATATACCTCACATCCAACAGCCTCCTCTGAATTTCAATATGTAGGCGACAGAAGAACTTTTACTTTCTCCTCTCCCCTCACCATAACAGTATCCTTGCATCTTTTCCTTTCAGATACCCACGAAAAGCAACCAGACCAGACAGTGGAGGGACAGCAGGACAATAATGCTGATTTGATTCCACACTCACAATCACCAGCACCGTGTGTCATTTAGAGGATACCGTAGAGGTGGGATTTGCACATTGTGAGACAATGAGACATGAGCTCTGCAGCCAAGGAAGGAGACAAGGAGAGTGCAGATGACAACTCACTGGAGGTTGAGGCCATACATGAGTTCTGTGGTGGAGGACTCAGATGTGGACCTTGATGGCCAGTCTATAAAGGAAAGCTAAAAGCACATTACTCTTAATGCtggtatctgaaacaaaaacagaaaatgctggaaaatctcagcaggtctgatagcatctgtggagaaagaatagagctaaAGTTGTCTGGATGACTCTTAGTCAGAATTTCCTTGACatattttatatattaaaaaatgCACAGATATATATTCCGGGAAAGTTGCTGGGTATAGACAACAAAATGCTTGTGCATTGGAAAGCCTACCAGAAAGCTAGCATTCAATGCAAGGAAGAATGAGCACCAAGCACAGAGTTAGGAATATATCCTTTCCAGTACGGGAGTGATGGTTAATCCATCAGCCTACTTATGGATCCAGCCATGATGCAGTGCTTGATGTAAACACCTCAGCATCCAGCACTAGCTGCTTTCATCAAAAGCCTGGGTGCTGTTGTGCAAAGTCAGATTGAAGATTTCATGGCTGTGGGTACCAATGTTTAAATATGCTTAGAGGGTGTCACACCCATCCAGCAATCTCTCTTCTGGTAGATTGCTCAGATACCTAAGGCATGTGAGTGACAGTAAGGCCATGCACTAGGAGCTTAttgtcctctctcaggatgatAGTTTTTGTGATCCCACTCCTGCCACATCACCATTGCCCTTGCTATTGTCTGTTAGCCAGCCAGTTCAAACTACTGCTGCCAATGGtagaaaaccagaaaatgctggaaaatctcagcaggtttgactgcatctatggggagagaatagaactaatattttgagtctggatgacccttgtcaGAGTAGTCTGAAGCCAGTTCACCCAGGCTGAAAGCTGCTCATCCTCAAAGGCCATTTGCAGTCAGCCCAAGTGAGTGCCAGTAATCTTCCACTAGCCATGCTACAGCCACTGGGTTAACACTGCATTGTAACACTAGGATAGGTCAAGGCACATGGGAGGCAGGCAATAAGGGAATGCACAAAAGTGATTTGTTTGTGTTTGTATGCATTCAGgcatagagccagggacccgggtttgattcctgccttgggtgactatctgtgtggagtttgcacattctccccatgtctgcgtgagtttcttccgggtgctccggttcccttcaacagtccaaagatgtgcaggttagattggccatgttaaattgtctcttcgtgtccaaagatgtgtaggttagggggattagtagggtaaatccatggggttacggACATAGGGTGTGGGGTTAAGATGTCGGTGTATCAAATGGCCtcaatctgcactgtagggattctatgattctatgatcatttggATGTTGAGGAGCGGAAGTCATTTTAGTTCTGGTATATGGCAGAGTTGACATGTATTGCTCACAAAGCAATGTGTGTGGAGTCAGTGGCACCTGTACCATGGGAACCTATGATTCAAGTGAACACTCAATGCTTGCTCTGCCTGCTGTATCCTGTAAGGAGAATATTCAGCTCACTTTGTATAGAATTTCTCTATGCAACAGCACACTAACTGCAAGAGGCTGCTCACATCAGTCTGGAAGGAGGCAGACACATTGCCAGGATCTACTTCACAAATTCCCTGTCAACTTTTCAAACAAGGAACAACTCCAGGAAGCAGAGAAACATGTAGAATTGTAGCAACAGCTGGGAGAAATCAACCAGACACTAACGTGTAAGTAGTTGATGATCCTTTTAACTAGTGTTCTTGCATTGATGTGGAGGATGGGGAGGGCTCTTCCCCCTGCTTAACATGTTTCACCTGTGTGAACGTAAGAGAGGGTGTCAACCGAACTGTTAAACTGCAGAATGGCAACGCTGGCATCAAATCAATGTTGCCTGCTGCTTCTATCTCCTCTGCAGGGAGGCAAAGGCCCAGCGGTATTATCaccagaatattaatccagaaacgccagctaatgttctgaggactcgggttcgaatcccaccacggcagctggtggaatctgaattcaataaaaaatatctggaattaagaatctactgatgaacatgaaaccattgtcgattgtcggaaaacccatctggttcactaatgtcctttagggaaggaaatctgtcatccttaccttgtttggcctacatgtgactccagagccacagcaatgtggttgactctcaactgcccttgggcaactagggatgggcaataaatgctggccagccagcgacgcccatgtcccacaaatgaacaaaaaaacgTATTCACTATGTTCTTGCTATGCCTGTGCCAAAAAGGTGTCTCATGTGTCGCAGATTTTTGAACTCTAAGGGCATGCATAGCGCCTAAAATAGAAATACCACTGAGCCCAATTTCGTGCCCTTCATCTCTGAAGG
The DNA window shown above is from Mustelus asterias chromosome 15, sMusAst1.hap1.1, whole genome shotgun sequence and carries:
- the LOC144504833 gene encoding 5-hydroxytryptamine receptor 1B-like; its protein translation is MNQSCVEANSVDLQTNSRHLNCSTKLDPPGGGGGITTLGISVSVLLCLLTLATVLSNGFVIATIYQARKLHTPANILIASLAVTDLLVSILVMPISIMYTVTGTWRLGQIVCDIWLSSDITCCTASILHLCVIALDRYWAITDAVEYSIKRTPERAAGMIVTVWVISICISIPPLFWRQAKAGELMHCTVNTDQIFYTIYSTFGAFYIPTLLLIALYGRIYVEARSRILKQSPKRTGKRLTKAQLVTDSPGSASVSSVNSRANEASSETGSPVHFNHIKVKVSDALLERKRISAARERKATKTLGIILGAFIVCWLPFFIITLVLPICKEACWFHHIIFDFFNWLGYLNSLINPIIYTMSNEDFKQAFQKLVRFR